Proteins from one Longimicrobium sp. genomic window:
- a CDS encoding phosphoadenylyl-sulfate reductase has product MSAALAAPAAADEALEHASAGTVLRWAARELAPGRAAVVSAFGPGSIVLFDLLRESGISLPVVFIDTLHHFPETLELVERVRERYDLDLRVHRPAESREAFEAWYGPRLWERDLELYQQVTKVEPFRAATAELDGWITGRRRDQAYTRRQLPVVERGDRVRVNPLAGWTRAEVWGYIVRNGLPYNPLHDLGYGSIGDEPLTTPVGAGEHERAGRWRGTGKLECGIHVGQL; this is encoded by the coding sequence ATGAGCGCGGCGCTGGCGGCTCCCGCGGCCGCGGACGAGGCGCTGGAGCACGCGTCGGCGGGCACGGTGCTGCGCTGGGCGGCGCGCGAGCTGGCGCCGGGACGGGCGGCGGTGGTCTCCGCGTTCGGGCCGGGGAGCATCGTGCTCTTCGACCTGCTGCGCGAGAGCGGCATCTCGCTCCCGGTCGTCTTCATCGACACGCTGCACCACTTCCCGGAGACGCTGGAGCTGGTGGAGCGGGTGCGCGAGCGCTACGACCTGGACCTGCGCGTGCACCGCCCGGCGGAGAGCCGCGAGGCGTTCGAGGCCTGGTACGGCCCGCGGCTGTGGGAGCGCGACCTGGAGCTCTACCAGCAGGTGACGAAGGTGGAGCCGTTCCGCGCGGCCACGGCGGAGCTCGACGGGTGGATCACCGGCCGCCGGCGCGACCAGGCCTACACGCGCCGCCAGCTCCCGGTGGTCGAGCGCGGAGACCGCGTGCGCGTGAACCCGCTGGCGGGGTGGACGCGCGCGGAGGTGTGGGGGTACATCGTGCGGAACGGCCTGCCGTACAACCCGCTGCACGACCTCGGCTACGGCAGCATCGGCGACGAGCCGCTGACCACGCCGGTCGGAGCGGGCGAGCACGAGCGCGCGGGCCGCTGGCGGGGCACCGGCAAGCTCGAGTGCGGCATTCACGTCGGCCAGCTTTGA